DNA sequence from the Leptolyngbya subtilissima AS-A7 genome:
CCGTGGGGCCGCTCAGCTCCTTAGACGCCGCTACCCGCTCCTCTTTAATCGACGACATAATCCGCGCGTTCACCGCGGCGGTAATGGTGGGAATGCCCACGCCTAGCTCTAGGGCGCTCATCACCGTCCAGCGGCCTGTGCCCTTTTGTCCCGCCGCATCCAGAATCAGTTCAGCTAAAGGCTCACCGGTTTCGGCATCAATGTTGGTAAAGATGTCGGCGGTGATTTCGATCAAAAAGGAATTCAGCTCATCGGTGAGATTCCACTCCGCGAACACGTCGAAGAGCTGGTTGTGGTTGAGGCCCAATACGCTCTTCATCAGGTCGTAGGCTTCGGCAATCAGCTGCATATCGCCGTACTCGATGCCGTTGTGCACCATTTTGACGTAGTGACCCGCGCCGCGAGGGCCGATGTAGGTAACACAGGGGCCATCATCGACCTGAGCCGCAATTTTTTTAACGATGGGCTCGATCGAGTCGTAGGCTGCGCGGGTGCCGCCGGGCATCAGGCTAGGGCCGAGCAGCGCCCCCTCTTCACCACCGCTGACCCCCATACCGATAAACCGCAGCCCAGTGGATTCCAAATCCTTCGTGCGGCGCTCGGTGTCTTCGTAGAGGGAGTTGCCACCGTCCATAATCATGTCGCCGTCATCCAGCAGGGGGCGCAGCTGGTCGATAACGGCATCTACCGGAGCTCCGGCTTTAACCATGACCAAAATGCGACGAGGCCGCTCTAGCGACTGCACGAACTCTTCAAGGCTGTAGGTGGCCTTAACATTTTTGCCCTGGGCACGCTTTTCCATAAAACGTTCGGTCACGGCGGCAGTGCGGTTGTACACGGCTACCGGAAAGCCCTTACTCTCGACGTTAAGCGCCAGGTTCTCGCCCATAACGGCGAGCCCAATTACACCAAAACTCTGTGCCATATCAATACTCTCGGTAACGGTTCGGTCGGAGGTCTAAAACGGATTTCTACGGAAAACTGTAGGGTGGGCGGGTAGTGGGACGTTAACGGAATGCCACAAAGAATGCTACTGGCATCAAAACTGTCAACAGCCTAAACAACTTTTTCGGGATGGCCATGCTCCCAAAGGTTTTCTTTAGGTGTGAAGCTCAAAAGCCAGGAAGTCTTGACCTCCAGAGATCGGTATTCACTTCAGGTACAGAGTTTCGTCTACTCAACCCTTGCTTGTGATTAGTCTGTAGGGAAAGGCGGTCAGCGGAGCTGCAATCAATCTTCAACCCTAGCCCCTCAACGCTTTCTCGCCTACCCTCCCCATCTCCCCACTGCCTGCCGTGATTTTTCTGAGATTCTGTAGCCCCTGAAGCTGTGAAATTGAGCAAGTGCCGCAACAATGGCGTTACGTTGTGGCGTTCTCTCTCCATCTGGCTATGAAACTTCTCTCTCGTTCTGCCTTGGCGGCTTCTATAGCGACGGTTGGTCTTGTAATCACTGTCGGCTCTGGAACTGCGTATTCTGGCTGTGCCCTGTCTAACTGGGGTAATGCTGAGCTCTCGACAGCGAACGATGGGCCTAACGGCTTTTTGGTGGCTTCGCCTGACACTAATGCTCTGGGGATGGCCCTTGGTGGATTGGGAGCGATCGCCGCTCTGCTATCCGGTGGCACTCTGCTAACGCGCCAGCGCTGGCAAGCCCAAACGGCGGCCGCCTTAAAGACTGAGGTTGACCCAAGCCCAACAATTCAGATTGAAACGGTTTTGGTGTCTGAGCCAGCTGAGATTGAGAGTGAGGTAGCTTTGGCCTACCGGCGTTAGATTGACTTGACTGTGTTTGCAAATCTCCTTGAGTAGCTGAAGGGCTGGTTGTTGACCGGTCCTTTTTTTGCTTTCAGGACGGCTGCACCTGGGCCTGGAGCCAGCTCAAGTAGTCAGGCAAACCAGCCACAATCGGTAGAGCGATAATCTCGGGCACCTCATAGCTGTGGTGCTGGGTGATGGCCTGGGCGATCGCATCAAACTGGCTGAGGTCGGCTTTGACGATCAGCTGCCACTCGGGCTCGGTGTGGATTTTGCCCTGCCAACGGTAAACAGAACGGATCGACAGCACGCTAACGCAGGCCGCTAGATGGGCCTCCACCAAATGGCGGGCCAAGCTCTCGGCCTCGGCCTCAGAGCCAGCGGTGACCAAAACGACTCCTAGGGATGGGGGCGACATCACTGCTGGGGAATGCGATCGACAAACTGCGACTGGTTCAAAGTTTCCCGGGCTGGACGGTGGGTCCAACGGGTTTCCCCTTGCACTGTTTCGTAGAGGTAGGTGCGAGCTTCTTCCGGCAGCACCGACTCGGTGAACTCAGTGCCCACCACCACGGCGGCTTTAAGAGACGCCTCCCCCAAGTGGGCACGGGTGAGGTCAGCCCGCGATAGATCTACGCCGTCAAGCATGCCGTTCCACAATACGGCCCCGGTCAGATCAGAGCCGCTGAGGTCGGCCCCTAATAAACTCACCCCGCGCATGGTGGTGTGGGTAAGATTGGCCGAGCTGAGGTTGGCGTGGTCGAGGTTGGCCCCGTTGAGTTTGGCCTCTTTGAGGTTGGCCCCGGCCAAATTCATGCCGTGTAGGTCGACGCCGTTGAGCCAGGCTCCTTCCAGGTTGACAGCATCCATGCAGGTGCGCTCTAGGTCGGCCCCACTGAGTCGGGCCCCGGTGAGATGCGCCCAGGATAGGTTGGCCCCGCTCAGGTTCGCGCCGCGCAAATTGGCCCCGGTCAGGTTAGCGCCGCAGAGATTGGCCTCCCGCAAATCGGCATTGCGCAGGTTGGCATGGCACAGGTCGCAGCCGCTGAGTTTGGCATTGCGCAGGTCAGCTCGCACTAAGAAGGAGCCACGCAGGTTGGCCTTGGTGAGGTCAGCCTGGTTCAGGTGAGTCTCGCTCATTTTGGCAAAGCTCAGGTTCGCCCAGTTGAGGGTGGCGTAGTCGAGGTTGGCCTGGGTGAGAAAGGAGCGGCTAAGGTTGGCACCTTTGAGATTGGCGCGGCTGAGGTCCACGTCTACCAAAATGTGATGGCTAAAGTCACCACCGGCCAGGCTAATGCCAGTGAAGTCACGATAGCCAGCTTCGTAAAGCTCGAGGAAATATTTAATGTGCATAATGCTTCTATGGCGAGTCGGGGAAGCGCCAGACTCACGGGGGGCGACTAATGGCACGGCAGGTTCCCAAAACTGGGGCATACAGATTGTGAAGGGGTATGAAAAGCGACCTTAAAAATGAGATTTATGAGTAAGGTTAACGCTTCTTTAACTAAGACTCAGGAACATAAATTTACAGTTCAAAATGTGTTTAATTATTTTTTTACAATTGCTACACACGGGGGCTGTGTGGCTTGGATACAGCTTATTTGCTTTCTTCTAGGCTGACAGACTTCGTTGCTTTTGTTTGATAATTTGGTGAGAAACTTAGCACTCGACAAGTCATGAATCGATTGATTTTTTGGGGCGTTTGGCTTGGGTTTATTCTGTATGCATTTATACTTGCTCCTCCCAATCGCCCCGACACCGCTGAACTGATCTTAAAACTTTCCACAGGCGCGTGGGAGGGCATTAACCCTACCGTCATAGCCCTGTTTAACGCTATGGGAATTTGGCCAATGGTCTACGCTGCGGTGGCTTTGGTAGACGGCCACGGACAAAAGCAGCGGGCCTGGCCCTTTGTGGTGGTGTCGTTTGCGGTGGGGGCTTTTGCGCTGCTGCCCTACTTAGCTCTGCGACAGCCTAACCCCAGCTTTAACGGCCCCAAGAGCGCTCTGCTGCGCCTGTTGGAATCTCGCTGGCTGGGAGCGGCCCTGGCAGCTGGGGCGATCGCCCTAGCCGCCTTTGCATTACTTAAAGGTGACTGGCCTGATTTTTGGCAGCAGTGGCAGACCAGCCGCTTCATCCACGTGATGTCGCTGGACTTTGTTGCCCTGTGGCTGTTGTTTCCGGTGCTGCTGCGCGACGACATGGCCCGCCGGGGCATGAGTCAGCCCTGGGTGGTAGCGGCGGTGCTGGCCCTGCCGTTGATAGGCGCTTGTTTATATCTAGCGCTGAGGCCGGCTATTGAGGAGAGTCCGGTAGCAGAGGGCGTGGGAGCGTGAGGGGAGTGGGAGAGTAGCGGGTGGATGAGTGGATGGGTAAAGAGTAGATGGGGGGGATAAGGGAGATCAGAGTTGCTTCCCCACCTTCCTTACCTTTCTCATCCCCTTCTCTCCCTCATCCCCCTACGCTGTCATACTCTGCAACCGGCTCAGGGTGCGCTGCACGGAGGAGAGACCCTGGCGATCGCCTTGGGCCTCGAGATAGGCACTGGCTCGCTCCAGGTCGGCGATCGCCCTGGCCTGATCGCCCTGGCTCTGGTAGGCAGCGCTACGGTAGCAGTAGGGCAGCGCAATGGGGTCGCCGCAGGCAATGGCGTCGCTGTAGTCGCGCACCGCGCCTTTGAAGTCGCCCAGCTTGTGCAGGGCACTGCCCCGGTATACATAGGCCATAGGCAGGTGGGGCTTGAGAGTCACCGCTTGGGTAAAGTCAGCGATCGCTGCGGCGTAGCGGCGCTGCTCTAGGCGCAGCCAGCCCCGGTTGCAGTGGGGAGCAAACAGCTTGCCGTTTTGCAGAATCGCCTCACTGAGGTCAGCCTCGGCGGCCTCGACCTGGTTGAGTTCGAGCTGGGCCACCCCGCGGTTGTTGAGGGCAATGGCGTGGTCGGGCTGGAGGTTAATTACCTGGCTATAGTCGCTAATCGCCCCAGGTTGGTCGCGCAGGTCGTGGCGGGTGGTGCCTCGGTTAAAGAAGGCCACAGTGTCCCCAGGGGGAATGGCCGGGTCGTGGAAGCGCTGCATGAGGGCTTGGACGACAGCGGGTTCGGCGGTGCGCAGCTTGGCGTCTAGATCGGGGATGGCAGCGCTCTGGGTAGGCAGCGCCTTGAGGCTGACTACGGCGTAGGTGTTCCCCATGGCGTCAGAGGGGGCGCTGCTGCCGCTGTCGCAGACCAGATAGCTCTCGGCGGTGCCCATAATTCTGAACTTGAAGCGCTCGGGGTAGTTTTCTCGCAGGGGCAAGAGTTGATTGAGGGAGGCCTTGAGCAACTGTAGCTGGCTTGACTCGGTGCCCCAGCGCTGGCTGATGCGCCACGCCAGGCGGCCATCGTGCTGGTCGCCTCGGTGGCACCAGCCAATCTCGAGCTGGCCACCGCGATCGAGCAGCTGGCGAAATTGCTCTAGCAGGCCGTCGTCAATGGTGACGTAGCTCGCCCAGGGCCACACCAGCAGCACCCGCCGCGTGGCGGTTTTAAGGGCAGTCTCAAGAGCCTGGCGGCTGGCCATGGCTTGGGGTTCGACGGCGTTGGCCACGGGGAAGTCAATGATCCAGTCGGGCTGGGGTAAGGGCAGCGGTTTGGCTATGGCTACGGGCTCTTGGCGCGAGGTTTTAAGCTCGGTTTCGGTCTGCTGCACCCGCCGGGCTAGCTGCATTAGGGCTTTGCGGTTGGCGGTGTCGTCGGGGGCGGTGACCAGCTGGCTAGTGAACTGCTGCTGCCGTTCGGAGAGCGATCGCGTTACTCCCTCCAGCTGGGCCACCTGGGCCTTCACCTGTCCCAGGTATTGCGACACCACCTGCTGCACCTGTTCCTGGGTGTGGCCAGCGGTTTCCTGGCGGCTGACCTGCTGCTGCAAATGCTGCACCTCAGCGGTCAGGCGCTCTAGCTCGGCGGTGCTGGGCGGTGTCGCCGGCAACCCGTTTACCGTGCCCACCGGAATTTTGGTGAGGGCTTGCTCTAGGCGGGTTTGCTGGCGAGTCAATTCTTTAACGTGATCCACTAGCCGACTAAATTCTGACTGGGGCACCAGGGCAGCCATGGCCTTGACCACCTCCCCCATTCCGGCCCGGTATTGGCCAGGGGCATTGGTCTGGGGAAACTCCTGCCAGCGGCGATCGATTTGCCCCAAGGCGTCTTGCAGGTTGGTGACTAGAATGCGGGTTTCTGAACGCAGGTTCTCAAGACTTACCCGCGTCTGCATCAGGTCGGTTTTGACTTGGGAGAGCTTGTTTTCAGCGGCCTCTACTCGAGGCGCGGTAGCCAGCCGCTGTATGTAGGTGTTGAGGTTTTCGAAGCTCACCTGGGCCGCAGCCGACTGCTCCTGGAGCTGGGTAATCTGCTGGTTGATGTCGGCTAGGTCAGGAACGGGCAGCGCCTCAAGTCGCTGGTCAACGTGGGCTTTGAGGCCGTTGATTTGCTTAGCAAAGCGGATGAAGGAGTGGTTGTTGCGATCCATCACCGCCCGCTGAAAGTTGGTCAGCGCCTCGGGCGAAGGCATAGCCGTCACCTGTTTTGTCAGGTTGGTGAGGCGGTGCCCGGTCTGGCGGTGCTGGCGGGCGAGCTTTTCCTGGGCTTCTTCAAGCTGCTGCTCAACGCGGGTGCGGTTGAGTAGCCCAACCGCTGCCAGCACCGTGAGCGGTGCCGAGGCCAGAGCAATGTTTTGGGCAGCAATCGACGCTACGGCACCGACGCCAGACCCTACAACCAGAGCGCGTTCGGCCCTTGTCAACCAATGATTATCGGCCACGTTGTTTCCCCTGATGACTAAAACCGCTAAGGCGTGGCGATGCCTGAGGGGGCGTCAGGGGGGCTTCATCGCTACTAATTTACTTTTCGGGAAGCGATCACAACGTCAGGATGTTTTTGTGAAAAGCTGGGGGAAGTGGGGGGAAACGAACAAGCATTATTGAATTTTATCAATCAGGAACAAAAATCAAATAGCATTTAATCAATTTACCCCTTTCTTTTTGGGACAGGCATTGGCTAAACTCTATTGAAAATAGCCTCAAGTCTATTCAGATAGCGATTTGATTGACAAAGATCAATCTTGATCTAAGCACTCAGTGCTTACGCTAAAACCGCCGCCAATCCCTGCCAGGTAATGCTTTCGCTGTCCTTTTGCCCGAGGATGCCTCGTCTATGACTCCAATTATTGCCCAAACCAGCTGGCTGATTCCTCTATATCCCCTAATGGGAGCGCTGCTGACTATTCCCTGGTCACCGGCCTTTATTCGTAGCACTGGGCCGCGCCCGG
Encoded proteins:
- the gndA gene encoding NADP-dependent phosphogluconate dehydrogenase — its product is MAQSFGVIGLAVMGENLALNVESKGFPVAVYNRTAAVTERFMEKRAQGKNVKATYSLEEFVQSLERPRRILVMVKAGAPVDAVIDQLRPLLDDGDMIMDGGNSLYEDTERRTKDLESTGLRFIGMGVSGGEEGALLGPSLMPGGTRAAYDSIEPIVKKIAAQVDDGPCVTYIGPRGAGHYVKMVHNGIEYGDMQLIAEAYDLMKSVLGLNHNQLFDVFAEWNLTDELNSFLIEITADIFTNIDAETGEPLAELILDAAGQKGTGRWTVMSALELGVGIPTITAAVNARIMSSIKEERVAASKELSGPTATFDGDVKAVVNKIRDALYCSKICSYAQGMALIGAASKAYEYDVNLGETARIWKGGCIIRAGFLNKIKHAYDENPSLPNLLLAPEFKQTILDRQTAWREVIAMAATFGIPVPAFSASLDYFDSYRRDRLPQNLTQAQRDYFGAHTYLRVDKEGTFHTEWTKAPARV
- the cutA gene encoding divalent-cation tolerance protein CutA, whose translation is MSPPSLGVVLVTAGSEAEAESLARHLVEAHLAACVSVLSIRSVYRWQGKIHTEPEWQLIVKADLSQFDAIAQAITQHHSYEVPEIIALPIVAGLPDYLSWLQAQVQPS
- a CDS encoding pentapeptide repeat-containing protein, which gives rise to MPQFWEPAVPLVAPRESGASPTRHRSIMHIKYFLELYEAGYRDFTGISLAGGDFSHHILVDVDLSRANLKGANLSRSFLTQANLDYATLNWANLSFAKMSETHLNQADLTKANLRGSFLVRADLRNAKLSGCDLCHANLRNADLREANLCGANLTGANLRGANLSGANLSWAHLTGARLSGADLERTCMDAVNLEGAWLNGVDLHGMNLAGANLKEAKLNGANLDHANLSSANLTHTTMRGVSLLGADLSGSDLTGAVLWNGMLDGVDLSRADLTRAHLGEASLKAAVVVGTEFTESVLPEEARTYLYETVQGETRWTHRPARETLNQSQFVDRIPQQ
- a CDS encoding DUF2834 domain-containing protein; protein product: MNRLIFWGVWLGFILYAFILAPPNRPDTAELILKLSTGAWEGINPTVIALFNAMGIWPMVYAAVALVDGHGQKQRAWPFVVVSFAVGAFALLPYLALRQPNPSFNGPKSALLRLLESRWLGAALAAGAIALAAFALLKGDWPDFWQQWQTSRFIHVMSLDFVALWLLFPVLLRDDMARRGMSQPWVVAAVLALPLIGACLYLALRPAIEESPVAEGVGA
- a CDS encoding tetratricopeptide repeat protein, with product MADNHWLTRAERALVVGSGVGAVASIAAQNIALASAPLTVLAAVGLLNRTRVEQQLEEAQEKLARQHRQTGHRLTNLTKQVTAMPSPEALTNFQRAVMDRNNHSFIRFAKQINGLKAHVDQRLEALPVPDLADINQQITQLQEQSAAAQVSFENLNTYIQRLATAPRVEAAENKLSQVKTDLMQTRVSLENLRSETRILVTNLQDALGQIDRRWQEFPQTNAPGQYRAGMGEVVKAMAALVPQSEFSRLVDHVKELTRQQTRLEQALTKIPVGTVNGLPATPPSTAELERLTAEVQHLQQQVSRQETAGHTQEQVQQVVSQYLGQVKAQVAQLEGVTRSLSERQQQFTSQLVTAPDDTANRKALMQLARRVQQTETELKTSRQEPVAIAKPLPLPQPDWIIDFPVANAVEPQAMASRQALETALKTATRRVLLVWPWASYVTIDDGLLEQFRQLLDRGGQLEIGWCHRGDQHDGRLAWRISQRWGTESSQLQLLKASLNQLLPLRENYPERFKFRIMGTAESYLVCDSGSSAPSDAMGNTYAVVSLKALPTQSAAIPDLDAKLRTAEPAVVQALMQRFHDPAIPPGDTVAFFNRGTTRHDLRDQPGAISDYSQVINLQPDHAIALNNRGVAQLELNQVEAAEADLSEAILQNGKLFAPHCNRGWLRLEQRRYAAAIADFTQAVTLKPHLPMAYVYRGSALHKLGDFKGAVRDYSDAIACGDPIALPYCYRSAAYQSQGDQARAIADLERASAYLEAQGDRQGLSSVQRTLSRLQSMTA